In Chrysoperla carnea chromosome 2, inChrCarn1.1, whole genome shotgun sequence, the following proteins share a genomic window:
- the LOC123293778 gene encoding ADP-ribosylation factor GTPase-activating protein 2 isoform X1 codes for MADGPSKKDIEALFTRLRSIAANKVCFDCSAKNPTWSSVTYGVFICIDCSAVHRGLGVHLTFVRSTQLDTNWTWQQLRQMQLGGNANATQFFSQHNCVTTDAQQKYNSRAAQLYREKLSNLAQQAMLKHGKELFLHTSTEVAAEEDKEIDFFSEQHSSSFPEAKIQSNTPSEESENIRETIKLEFTGEPSVNLSDVKSPTERKSTIGVRKVQNRKPGMGAKKGFGATKVKTNFDEIEREAELADVNRRKAAADAEQATIQLAEQKEKQLASMRLAYQDLSLQQKKQQDKLKQVDPKKAEQIERLGMGFGSRSGISHSALTDMQTIEQENLEKGPSALSKLMNRDTEGFFDDYNCSSSFSMNRNSFTSNGNKYGGNTTNTIEIENLLQSSKEIDSLFENCSIIDWPESSSPPKEKPRVVERTAPKLSSHSSDKTSPSDDAAQKKFGSAKAISSDQFFNSGSDDYERKANLNRFQGSSSISSADYFGDSKGTASNNSMANNFQAPDLDDVKESVRQGVTKVAGKLSSLANGVMSSIQDRYGY; via the exons aTGGCAGATGGGCCTAGTAAAAAAGATATTGAAGCATTGTTTACAAGATTACGATCGATCGCTGCAAACAAG gTATGCTTCGATTGCAGTGCAAAGAATCCAACATGGTCAAGTGTAACGTATGGTGTTTTTATATGTATCGATTGTTCGGCTGTGCATCGAGGTCTTGGTGTGCATTTGACCTTTGTGCGTTCAACTCAACTTGACACCAATTGGACATGGCAGCAATTAAGACAAATGCAACTTGGGGGTAATGCCAATGCG ACTCAATTTTTTAGTCAACATAATTGTGTAACCACTGATGCCCAACAAAAATACAACTCACGTGCAGCTCAGCTATACAGAGAAAAGCTAAGTAATTTAGCTCAACAGGCAATGTTAAAACATGGAAAAgag ctatTCTTACATACATCGACTGAAGTTGCTGCCGAGGAAGACAAAGAAATTGACTTTTTTAGTGAACAACATAGTTCATCATTTCCAGAAGCAAAAATTCAATCTAATACTCCATCTGAAGAATCTGAG aatattcgagaaacaATTAAATTAGAATTTACTGGTGAACCTTCAGTAAATTTGTCTGATGTGAAAAGTCCTACTGAAAGAAAGTCTACAATTGGTGTTCGTAAAGTTCAAAATCGGAAACCTGGG atgggTGCTAAAAAAGGCTTTGGTGCAACAAAAGTGAAaactaattttgatgaaattgaacGCGAAGCAGAATTAGCTGACGTAAATAGAAGAAAAGCTGCTGCCGATGCTGAACAAGCTACAATTCAATTAGctgaacaaaaagaaaaacagttGGCGTCCATGCGACTTGCATATCAAGATCTTAGtttacaacaaaagaaacaACAAGATAAATTAAAACAGGTTGATCCAAAGAAAGCCGAACAAATTGAAAGATTGGGTATGGGATTTGGTTCTCGAag tggCATAAGTCATTCTGCCTTAACCGATATGCAGACTATTGAACAAGAAAATCTGGAAAAGGGGCCAAGtgcattatcaaaattaatgaataggGATACTGAAGGATTTTTTGATGACTATAATTGTTCTTCAAGTTTTAGTATGAATCG aaatagttttacttcaaatggcaataaatatggtggaaataCAACAAACACAATTGAAATAGAGAATCTACTTCAATCATCGAAAGAAATAGATtctctttttgaaaattgtagtaTAATTGACTGGCCAGAATCATCATCACCGCCAAAAGAAAAACCTCGTGTTGTTG aaCGAACAGCTCCAAAATTATCTTCTCATAGTAGTGATAAAACGTCACCATCAGATGATGCTGCACAGAAAAAATTCGGTAGTGCAAAAGCCATATCATCCGATCAATTCTTTAATAGTGGATCTGATGACTATGAACGTAAAGCAAACTTAAATAGATTCCAAGGATCAAGTAGCATATCGTCCGCTGATTATTTTGGTGATTCAAAAG GAACTGCATCTAATAATTCAATGGCTAATAATTTCCAAGCACCTGATTTAGATGATGTTAAAGAAAGTGTAAGGCAAGGAGTTACAAAAGTTGCTGGAAAATTAAGTTCGTTAGCAAATGGTGTTATGTCTTCTATTCAG gaCCGATAtggatattga
- the LOC123293778 gene encoding ADP-ribosylation factor GTPase-activating protein 2 isoform X2: MADGPSKKDIEALFTRLRSIAANKVCFDCSAKNPTWSSVTYGVFICIDCSAVHRGLGVHLTFVRSTQLDTNWTWQQLRQMQLGGNANATQFFSQHNCVTTDAQQKYNSRAAQLYREKLSNLAQQAMLKHGKENIRETIKLEFTGEPSVNLSDVKSPTERKSTIGVRKVQNRKPGMGAKKGFGATKVKTNFDEIEREAELADVNRRKAAADAEQATIQLAEQKEKQLASMRLAYQDLSLQQKKQQDKLKQVDPKKAEQIERLGMGFGSRSGISHSALTDMQTIEQENLEKGPSALSKLMNRDTEGFFDDYNCSSSFSMNRNSFTSNGNKYGGNTTNTIEIENLLQSSKEIDSLFENCSIIDWPESSSPPKEKPRVVERTAPKLSSHSSDKTSPSDDAAQKKFGSAKAISSDQFFNSGSDDYERKANLNRFQGSSSISSADYFGDSKGTASNNSMANNFQAPDLDDVKESVRQGVTKVAGKLSSLANGVMSSIQDRYGY, translated from the exons aTGGCAGATGGGCCTAGTAAAAAAGATATTGAAGCATTGTTTACAAGATTACGATCGATCGCTGCAAACAAG gTATGCTTCGATTGCAGTGCAAAGAATCCAACATGGTCAAGTGTAACGTATGGTGTTTTTATATGTATCGATTGTTCGGCTGTGCATCGAGGTCTTGGTGTGCATTTGACCTTTGTGCGTTCAACTCAACTTGACACCAATTGGACATGGCAGCAATTAAGACAAATGCAACTTGGGGGTAATGCCAATGCG ACTCAATTTTTTAGTCAACATAATTGTGTAACCACTGATGCCCAACAAAAATACAACTCACGTGCAGCTCAGCTATACAGAGAAAAGCTAAGTAATTTAGCTCAACAGGCAATGTTAAAACATGGAAAAgag aatattcgagaaacaATTAAATTAGAATTTACTGGTGAACCTTCAGTAAATTTGTCTGATGTGAAAAGTCCTACTGAAAGAAAGTCTACAATTGGTGTTCGTAAAGTTCAAAATCGGAAACCTGGG atgggTGCTAAAAAAGGCTTTGGTGCAACAAAAGTGAAaactaattttgatgaaattgaacGCGAAGCAGAATTAGCTGACGTAAATAGAAGAAAAGCTGCTGCCGATGCTGAACAAGCTACAATTCAATTAGctgaacaaaaagaaaaacagttGGCGTCCATGCGACTTGCATATCAAGATCTTAGtttacaacaaaagaaacaACAAGATAAATTAAAACAGGTTGATCCAAAGAAAGCCGAACAAATTGAAAGATTGGGTATGGGATTTGGTTCTCGAag tggCATAAGTCATTCTGCCTTAACCGATATGCAGACTATTGAACAAGAAAATCTGGAAAAGGGGCCAAGtgcattatcaaaattaatgaataggGATACTGAAGGATTTTTTGATGACTATAATTGTTCTTCAAGTTTTAGTATGAATCG aaatagttttacttcaaatggcaataaatatggtggaaataCAACAAACACAATTGAAATAGAGAATCTACTTCAATCATCGAAAGAAATAGATtctctttttgaaaattgtagtaTAATTGACTGGCCAGAATCATCATCACCGCCAAAAGAAAAACCTCGTGTTGTTG aaCGAACAGCTCCAAAATTATCTTCTCATAGTAGTGATAAAACGTCACCATCAGATGATGCTGCACAGAAAAAATTCGGTAGTGCAAAAGCCATATCATCCGATCAATTCTTTAATAGTGGATCTGATGACTATGAACGTAAAGCAAACTTAAATAGATTCCAAGGATCAAGTAGCATATCGTCCGCTGATTATTTTGGTGATTCAAAAG GAACTGCATCTAATAATTCAATGGCTAATAATTTCCAAGCACCTGATTTAGATGATGTTAAAGAAAGTGTAAGGCAAGGAGTTACAAAAGTTGCTGGAAAATTAAGTTCGTTAGCAAATGGTGTTATGTCTTCTATTCAG gaCCGATAtggatattga